Proteins co-encoded in one Arachis hypogaea cultivar Tifrunner chromosome 13, arahy.Tifrunner.gnm2.J5K5, whole genome shotgun sequence genomic window:
- the LOC140177667 gene encoding uncharacterized protein, with product MAPVEWFSPYPSAMVTRLQEISSDHAQLFLDTCPPLNRSKRRFKFQKRWCGIEEVRKMIIDAWNSQIEISPMFILAQKLKIYRYSHVSALEKELEAALLNEESYWRDKSKIRQLQLGDWNTDFFHQYALVRNSNNKIWKLMESNSNIVTSRSEIVMVAEDYYKTLFMASHTANPTEAFDNLGVKVTAAMNRKLVKPIGVDEVLYLHGVGVVFWNAAKSLRKTSSRSQLW from the exons ATGGCACCAGTTGAATGGTTCTCCCCATACCCTTCCGCCATGGTTACTAGACTACAAGAAATAAGTTCAGATCATGCTCAACTATTTCTTGATACATGTCCTCCCCTTAACAGATCCAAAAGGAGATTCAAGTTTCAAAAGAGATGGTGTGggattgaagaagtgagaaaGATGATTATTGATGCTTGGAATAGTCAAATAGAAATATCGCCAATGTTTATTCTAGCACAAAAGCTAAAAATCTACAGATATTCACAT GTATCTGCATTAGAAAAGGAACTTGAAGCTGCTCTTTTGAACGAAGAAAGCTATTGGAGGGATAAATCTAAGATCAGACAGCTTCAGCTGGGAGATTGGAACACTGATTTTTTCCACCAATATGCTCTAGTGAGAAATAGTAATAACAAGATTTGGAAACTTATGGAAAGCAATAGCAATATCGTTACGTCAAGAAGTGAAATTGTAATGGTGGCTGAAGACTACTACAAGACACTTTTTATGGCTTCTCACACAGCAAATCCAACTGAGGCATTTGATAATTTGGGGGTAAAGGTAACAGCTGCAATGAATAGAAAATTGGTGAAACCAATAGGAGTTGATGAG GTACTTTACCTTCATGGGGTTGGCGTAGTATTCTGGAATGCCGCAAAGTCATTGAGAAAGACATCTTCTAGAAGTCAGCTCTGGTAA